The sequence GCGAAACCGGGCGGGAAGGTGACGTATACGTTCGAGAACCTTGCATTGAAAGACGGCATGAAAATCACTGCGTCGCTGAATATGCCGCGTTTCGAGGATACGAACCGCCGTAACAACCGTATGAATACGACGGTCTCCGTCGAACAGACGCTCAAGCCGGTGACGCAGCCGCGCCCGATGCAGGCGCAGTAAACAGAAAAGCGTACGCGCTTAAAGCGGCGCGCGGTCTATTTTGCTCAGAACATCATTGGTCCGGAAGATAACGGAGCGGATGTTCTGAATGCCGAACGAGGTCAGGCGCGCCTCGTGTTTTTCAAGATAGCGGCGGGCATCCGCTTCGTTGTCGAAGAGGTAGATTCCCCCTGCGATTTTTTCGCTTTCGGATTCGGTCCAGATCTTCCAGACCATTCCTTCCTCCTGCGCAATGTCTTCCGCGAGAGGGCGCATCGCTTCGCTCATCTCCGCTCCGAACGGTCCCTCATAGGGAAAATCGACTTGAAGAAGAAAATTCATAGTACTTCCTTTTTGATTGTTGAAGCCTGCTGACAGGTTGGCGGAAGTATAATCAACCCATCAATTTTTGTCAACTAGGTTTACAATGTCTTTCTGTTTCAGTGCACTGAGATCCAGCACCATATTCAACCGTATTATCCTTGCAGCCGTAGACCGTGAGGGATTTACGGAACTTACACCCGCATTGCTCGGCATATTTGCCCATTTGGCAGAGGCAGAACCGATGAGTGTCAGCGCACTGGCAGGCGCACTTGGGAGCACGCGCCAGGCGGCGCATAAGCATGTCGGGAAACTGGCGGTGTCGGGGTACATCGAACTGCAGACGCGTCCGGACAACCGGAAGGAGAAGGTCGTCGTACTGACGCCGCGGGGTGAAGCACTGGTGGGAGTAGCGTTAGATGTGATTGCCCGGACGGAGTCGAAAATGTCTGCGTACCTCGGAACGGCAGCCTTTGAAACGTTTATGCGAAACCAGGAGGCGCTTCTGCATTTTCTGGAGGATCTGGAGCGCGGGGAGTATGGGAACGATCGCAGAGGTTGACGGGTTCTCTACGGCAATGTAAGCCGGATCGTCCCGGTATGGTGGAGCGGACAGCGAAACCGGCCGAAAAATATTTGTTTTTATTCTTAACCATTCTTTTACATTACGGCCAATATCATAGTAAAAAACGGGGAGAAGAAACGATGAAAAAGGTGGAGAGAGAAGCACTTGAATCGCAACTGCTGGCAATGAAAGCGGAGCTGGAATCGAACATCGCGCGTCTGTTGGAAGAGAACGATGCGATTACGACGACGGATGATTCGGTGGATATGGAAGACGGGGTGATGTTGCAGAATGAGAGCCGTCATGAGACGGCCCTGCTGAAACAGCAGCGGCATGAACTCGACGAGGTCAACCATGCCCTATCCAAAATCAAAGAAGGGACCTACGGCATCTGTGAAGCGAGCGGGAAGAAGATCCCCCTCGAACGGCTCAAAGCGCTGCCCCATGCACGTTATGTCATCAAAGCGCAACGAGAGGCCGAAGCGTAGGGTTTCCGTCCGTTGCTTCAGCCCTGTATGAGCGAGAGCACGACGAAAAAGTGGAAGATGCTGCCCCCAAGGACAAAGAGGTGCCAGATGGCATGATTGAGATGCAGGGAGTCCCAGACATAAAAGAGGATGCCCAGCGTGTAGGTAAGTCCGCCGGCAAGCAGCAAGAAGAGCGTCAGCGAATCAACATGGGCGAACATCGGCCCTGCAGCGATCACGATCAGCCACCCCATCAGTGCGTACATGACGAGCGAAAGCTTCTCGTACCGGCCGTAGAATGCCACTTTGAGCGCGATGCCGAATGCAGCTGCCGCCCATTCGACGCCGAAGATGACCCAGCCGAAGGCTCCCTGGACGCCGATCAGGGCGACGGGCGTATAGGTTCCGGCAATGAGCAGATAGATGGCCGAGTGGTCCAGCTGCTGCAGAATACGTTTGAACGCTGGGGCGGTGACGGCATGGTAGAGCGTTGAGATGCCGTACATGATAATCAGTGCGATACCGAAGACCAGTGCACCGGCAAGACGGATGCCGCTGCCGCTCTGCGCAGCCAGGAGGGTCAGGATGCCCAGTGCCGCGGAACTGAGCAGCAGACCGACCCCGTGGGTGACGGCATGCCATATCTCTTCGGCAATGGAAAAAGCGTTGATATCGGTACGGATGGGTGCGCCTTGTTCAAGGGATATCGACCATTATACTGCAATGTCGGCCGCATTGGCAGCGAGAATGCTACACAGTTCAGGTCGTCTTGAAACGGATCGGCAGATGCTTCGCATCGCAGAACGGTTTGTTGGACGATGCACCGCAGCGGCAGAGCGTGACGCGGTTCCTGATCTCGTAGGGGAAGCCGTCCGCACCGATCACGGGGATGCCGCCGCGCACCCAGATAGGACCGCTGCACTTCATTTTCGGATCTTCTATCAGAACGATGGAGGGTTCGAAATGCGGTTCGACGGGTTGGCCCGTCTGTTTGTCCCATGCCACGAGCCGCCCGGCCGGGCAGTCCCACACCTCCTGCAGAAATACCGCCCTGATTTCCGGATCGTCCGACATTTTTACCTGGTTCCAGACCCCGCCGTGCGGGTCGCAGAAGCGGGCGAGGGCGCAGAAACATTTGGCGTCGGTCAGGTACATGTCAGGGCCGTCGTAGCGCTTTGAAAGTTCGAGTATGGGCAGACGTTCGGCCGTTTCCGTGCCGTTGAAACCGCTCTTTGCATGGCTGCCGTCGCAGAAGGGGTGCTTTTGGGACCGGCCGCAGCGGCAGAGGCTATAAACGGCCTGGCGCGGATACTGTTTGTCTTCGATCCATTTGACGGCTTCGCCTTCGTTGTTTACGCCGATACTCTGCACGGAAAGCGGTACACTGCCCCGTACGATGTATGGTCCGTTTTTGACGATGGTGATACTCTGTTCTGTTTCCGTCATACCAAGCCTTCTGCAGACACTTTAGCATATTTTGGAGGTTCCCGGTGTTTTCGCGGATGATTCTGCAGCGACAGGTGTGGCAAAGATGAGGAGTCGGCTGATTGATTGTTGGGGATAAAGATCGCTTATAGCATAATGGGGAACGATGCCTGACGCACTATGATACAATCGTATGACATAGACCCCGTCATCAAGGAGAACAAAGATATGGCCGCTGTCTCTGAAGAACTGCTCAACTTTATCCGGGAGGCCTTGCAAAAAGGGCTGGCGCGCACGGAGATCGAAAAGGTCCTGCTTGAAGCCGGGTGGATGCAGGAGGAGGTGACACACGGCCTGGGCAAGTTCGCCGACGTCGATTTCCCGATCCCGGTGCCGAAACCGAAGCCCTACCTCTCGGCGATGGAAGCCTTTCTCTATCTGCTGCTCTTTGCCGCACTCTATATGAGCGCCTATAACCTGGGGAGCCTGCTGTTCAACATCATTACGCTGGTGCTGCCTGATCCCGCATTGACGGGCGGTATGGATATGCAGGAGTGGATCGAGCGTAGCATTCGCTGGGATATCTCCATGCTGCTGATCGCTTTTCCGCTCTACCTCTATATGAGTTATCTCATCAGCCGCTCCTACCGGCGCGATCCTCTGGGTCGGGGGTCAAAGATACGGAAATGGCTCACCTATGTGACGCTGTTCATCGTATCGGGCTTTATCGTCGGCGACCTGGCCGTCCTGGTGTTCAACCTGCTGGGCGGCGAGATGACGCTGCGCTTCTTCCTGAAGTTTCTCGTCGTCGCCGTGATCGCCGGGACGATCTTCGGCTATTACCTGTGGGATCTCCGCAAAGAGGAGAAGGAGCAATGAGAAGCGGCGACGTGACGGGGAAGTCTCTTATATTCTTGTCGATGACCATCGTAATCGGCGCAATCGTCGCGGGGATGGTGATGATCGACTCCCCCGCAAAGGAACGGGCGCAGAAACTCGATAAACGGCGCATCGCGGATCTGGCGGAGATCGCCATGAGCATCGACCGCTACTGGGAACGGTACAAAAAGCTTCCGGCGGACCTCAATGTCCTCCAGGAAGGCGTGGTCAGCGACCTGGATATTGCAGACCCCAAAACCCTGAAAAGCTACCGTTACCGTACCACGGCGTCATCATCGTATGAACTGTGTGCCGAATTTGATACGAAACAGAGCAAAGAAACGTGGATAAACCGATACGGAAGGGACAGGAACTGGTCCCACACTGCAGGGGAGTACTGTTTCGCACTGGAGCCTTATAAAAAGTAGCTCAATATTTTCGGAATTGCTCTGGATGAAGGCGAAGCTTAGGGGGCATCAGGACGCGTGTGTGTGCCGGTACAGTCTCATAGGGCGAAGGGGCGTCAGCTCTCCTCTTCGCCTACCTCTTCAGACTGTGTCGTGACCAGCGCTTTTGTATGGTCACCGTAGACCGGCTTCTCGTTGCGCAGAAGATCCGTGATGATTGCGAAACTTTCGGCGTTGACGGAGATGCTCTTCGAACGCACGCCGTCAAAATAGGTAAACCAGAAAAATCCGGAGTTTGTGCTGGCGTCCCACCACGCCTGGTATTTGTTGATCAGCTTAATGGCCATTTCTCTCTCCTTGTTACCGATTGTTGTATCGTGATTGATCGATTCCCCAAAACTTCCGGAATCATTATAGCCGTAAAAATAAATAATTAAAAACATAAAAACGTAAATATTAGAAATACTATGTTGATTCTGGTCTGTGTAGTCAGAAGCTTGTGTTTCGACAGACATAACAATAATGGAGGGTGGAAGGAAAACGGAGGATGCGGGGGTAAAGCGCCATGACGGCGCCTTACACTTTAAGCCATTTCAGGCACGTTTTAAAACGACGGCAAACTCATCGCATGTGCCATGAAACGGATCGCCGGCGACATTGGCGAAACATTCCGAGATGGCGAGTCCGTTTGCCTCTACCTCCGTTGTCAGGGTCTCATAGCTGTAATGTTGAAACCAGTTATACACCTCTTTCTGCTGCCCGTCTTTTACGTAGATGTGATACCGGTCCAATACAACGTTTACCTCGTCGTACTTGAACGTATTGACAAAAGCAAAATAGTTCTGTTCGGACCAGAACCCGTTCAGTTGATTGCGCTCGTAAATCGCCTGCTCCGTGCGTTTGTCATAGGCGTTCAGCGAGTAGACATCAAGCAGCACGCTGCCGCCGTCGGCCAGGAGCGTGCGAAATTTCTGAAGCAGCCGTGCGCGCTGTTCCGGGCTCAGTGCGCAGAAATCGCACATGATCATCGTGATGAGGTCGAACGGCATACTGCTTTCGAAATCGAGATAGTTTCCCTGGACATAATTGACTTCAGGGGTATGCGCTTTGGCGTATGCAAGAGAAGAGACCGAAAAGTCAAGCCCGGTCACATGCCCGCTCAGCGCGGCAAACTGTGAGGTGTACAGCCCGGGACCGCAGCCGAAATCACAGATGCGGCTGGCACGGTGAAGCCCAAAATGTCTTGCTATCCACGTGACGGATCGGTCGATAAAAGCTTGCGAGCGGGAGGCGGCATTGATATCGGGATTGAGATGGTATTCCAGCATCTTCTTCGAGGTATGCGGGTCATTCCAAAGTGTTTCCGCCGTATAGGCACTATAGGGTTGGGGACGCGTATTGATGCGTTTGAGTGTTTGGTACATAATGTTTCCGAAATACGGCGACAGTCGTTGAAATCAGCGTGTTGTCACCGTGTGAAAATTTTGAATAGGTTGAAGCGTTTGTTTAATAGACATCATGCACCTCCTGTATGGAAATCGTAGGCACTATTTTAGCAGATGATAGAGGAGTAGGAAAAGAAAGGTGGAAAAGGATGAGGGGCGCCTTACAGCGCCTTGCTCATGATGCGGTTCATACGTGCGATGAAGCTGGCGGTGTCGTCGAGTTCGGCACCCTCGAAGAGCTTCGCCTGATCCAGCAGGACGAAGGCGGCGTCGTTGACGAGGTTGACGTCTGACGTGCCGTTGAGCTTCTCGAGCAGCTCGTGTTTCGGGTTGATCTGCAGGATCGGCTTGATCTCCGGCACTTCCATGCCCATGCCGCCGCCGAATTGTTTCATCATTTGGGCCATCTGGTAGTTCGGGTCCTCTTTGTCGATCTTGAGGCAGACCGGCGAGTCCGTGAGGTCCGTGGTGATCTCGACCTTGGATACCTTGTCGCCCAGGGCCTCTTTCATGGCACCGACGAGGCCTTCGAACGCCTTTGCGGTCTCCTCATCGGCTTTTTTCTCCTCTTCGCTCTCTTCGAACTGGGCATCGGTGACGTTGACGAATTTGTACTCTTTGTACTCCGTGACCATCGGGAAGACGATGGTGTCGATCTCCTCGTTGAGGATCAGCACGTCGATGCCCTTGGCCTTGAAGCGCTCGAGCTGCGGCGAGTTCTTGAGCATCTGAAGGCTCATTTTGCCGGTGATGTAGTAGATCTCTTTTTTCGTCTCGTCGACCTTGGTGACATACGACTCGATGTCCGTCTTTACTTCGCTGTTGAGGGTGTTGAACTTCAGCAACTCCAGGATCTTCTCGCGGTTGCCGAAGTCGCTGTAGAGCCCCTCTTTGATGACGTTGCCGAACTCCGCGTAGAAGGCGTCGTACTTTTCGGCGTCTTTCTTCTTGAGCTTGGCGAGCTCGCTGAGCACCTTCTTGACCGAGGCGTTCTGGATCTTGTTCATGACCGGGTTGGACTGCAGGATCTCGCGGCTGACGTTGAGTGGGAGGTCCTTGGAGTCGATGACCCCGCGCAGGAAGCGCAGGTAGGTCGGCATCAGCTCTTTGTCGTCGTCGGTGATGAAGACGCGGTTGATGTAGAGCTTCACGCCCGGCTGGTAGTCGACGCGGTAGAGGTCCATCGGCGCCTTGGACGGGATGTAGAAGAGGGTCGTATACTCAATGGCCCCCTCGGCCTTGTGGTGCAGCCAGGTGATCGGTTCGCCGGAGTCGTGCGACAGCGAGCTGTAGAACTCTTTGTACTCGTCGTCGCTGATGTCGGATTTGGAAAGGGTCCAGAGCGCGGAGGCCTTGTTGATCTGCTCATTCTTGATCTCCGTGCTGGACGGTTTCGTTTCGTTGCCTTCGTCGTCGCGCTCGGCCGGGATGAAGTTCTCCTTGTCCATGAAAATAGGGAAAGGGATATGGTTGGAGTACTTTTTGATGATGCTTTCGATACGGTAGGTCTCGAGGAACTCCTCGTCTTCGTCCTTGAGGAAGAGGGTAATGCTGGTGCCGTTCCCCTCTTTTTCCGCCGGTTCGATGTCGAACTCGCCGTCGCCGGCAGAGATCCACTTATACGCCTGCTCCTCGCCTGCTTTCTTGGTGACGACCTCGATCTTGTCGGCGACCATGAAGGCGGCGTAGAAGCCGACCCCGAACTGGCCGATAAGCTGACTGTCTTTTTTCGCGTCGCCGGAGAGGTTCTCCAGGAAGGCTTTGGTACCGGATTTGGCGATGGTCCCGAGATGGGCGACGAGGTCCTCGTCGTTCATCCCGATCCCCGTGTCGCTGACGGTCAGGGTCTTCGCCTCTTTATCAATCGTGAGGTCGACACGCGGCGTGAAGGCGATCCCCTTATAGGCATCGTCGGTCAGGTGCAGCATGTTGAGCTTGTCGAGGGCATCGGATGCGTTGGAGACAAGCTCGCGCAGAAAAATCTCTTTGTTGGAATAGAGCGAGTGGATCATCAGCTGGAGCAGCTGGTTGATCTCGGTCTGGAACTGATGTTTGGCCATCGTAAAAACTCCTCAATAGTTAGTCGAATTTTCAAATGTGATTTTAGCAAAAAAATATTAATGGCCGCAAGTAATATCAATATAGTTTAGTGTAAATGACTAAATTTACTATATGGTGAAAGCGAAAAGTTTTTTTGCTGCAGAACGGACCTGTCAGTAGATGATCTTCGAGAGGTAGAGCCCGGCGGCGGGGGCGAGGTCCGTACTGTGGCGGGCTGTGAGGCCGATCTGCTCCTGCAGCTGCGGCAGGCTCATCTCGCCGCTGTTGACCTTCAGGACCGCGTCGGCCATCATCCGGATCTGCGAACGGAGGTAGCCGTTGGCCTCGAAGTAGAGGATGGTGTAGTCCTTGCGGCGGTAGGCGAAGGCCTTGTAGACGGTGCGCACGTAGTGTTTAACGTCTGAACCCGTCTTTTTGAAGTACTCGAAATCGTGCTCCCCCTCGAAAAGACGCATGGCACTGTTGAGGCGCTCCAGGTCCAGCGGCGGGGTAAAGGTGACGAGTTCCGCTTCGAAGGGGTTCGGTTCGCGGTCGCTCATGATGTAGCGGTAGACCCGGCGGCGTGCGCTGAAACGGGCGTGGAAGTCATCCTCGGCCGCTTCCAGGCGTCGGATACCGATGGATGCCGGCAGCTGGTGGGCGAGGGCGCGGCGGAGTTTGACGAGGTCGCTCCAGTGCGGCGGCAGGTCGAGATGCACCACCTGGCGGAAGGCGTGGACGCCGGCGTCGGTGCGGCCCGAAGCGATGGGTTTGGCGGTGATGCCGAGGCGAGTGAGCGCCTGGTGCAGGACGCCCATGACGGTGTTGCCCGTCTCCGTCTGGCTCTGGGAGCCGGAAAAGCGGCTGCCGTTATAGCTTAGGGTCAGTTTGATGCGCATGGATCAGAACCGCGCCCGGATACGTCTGCGGTAGATGATGTAGGTGACAAAGAGCCAGCTGAAGAAGACGGCCGGGATCGTATAGAATCCGAGCGCTTTCTGCAGTCCCGTTGTCCCTGCGTAGTAGAAGAGCATTGAGACGAAGAGCCAGAGGTAGACGTACCCTTTCTGATGGCGGACGTGGGCGATGCCGATGGAGAGGGCTGCAAAGAGGCCCGCGACGGGGAAGAGAGAGAGCAGAATGTCGGTGATGAACATCCGGATCTTGCTCTTGCGCCGCTCGGGGTCGAGCCAGAACTCGATGGGGCTGTTGTAGGGGCGCAGCTCCGTCTGCATGACGTTGTTGATCATCATCGCCTCGAACTGCATCTGGGTCATTTTCTCATCGGTATAGCTGTACCCCTGGCCGTTGGTCAGCTTCAGGCGGAGAATGCCCTTGTTGTTGAGGACTTCGGCTTTTTCCGCCTGGATCAGGATCTCCTCTTTCGCCTCCTTGTGGAACAGCACGACATCTCCGTAGCTGCGGTCCTTGTGCGCCTTGCCGATGTAGAGCAGCCAGTCGCCGAAGTTGTGCCCGAATTCGGAGGCCTGCAGGTTGAAGTTCGCTTCGCTCTGCTTGTAGCGGACGAAGTTCGTCGAGAGGACCGTCGTATGGGGAAAGAGGACGAAAAAGTCGAACATCAGCAGCAGGCTCAGCAGTGCCGCCGGCTTCATGAGCGTCGTGAGGATAAAGGTGGGCTTAATCCCCAGGGCAAAGACGACGACCATTTCGTTGTCGGTCGAGAGGCGGAAGAGGGAGAGGGCCGCGGAGACAAAGAAGGTGATCGGCAGGGTGTAAAAGAGGATCTCGGGGAGGATGAACAGGTAGAGCTTGAACATCTCCCAGAGGTTGAGCTGAATGACCGCGGTATAGCTGGCGAGCTTGATCAGGAAGATCACCGACGCAATCGAGAAGAGCGGCAGGAAGATCGAGAAAAAGAGCAGGCCGAAGGTGCTCAGGATATAGCGGCGCAGTCTATGCATAGAAGGTTTCCATCCAGCGCGCGATCGGCGTATCGAAGATATAGACGATCCAGGTCGCCATTGCCAGGAACGGGATAAAAGGCAGCTGCTTGCTGGCGTCGGTCTCGTTGCGTGTCAGCAGCATCGCCGGCAGGGCGAGCAGGGCGGAGAGGAAGACAGCAGCCAGGCCGAGCTGAACCCCCAGCAGCGCGCCCATTGTCGCCCCGATCATGATGTCGCCTTCCCCCATCGCCTCGACGACGGCGGGAATCGTGTTGTAGTTCCGGACCCATGAGGCCTGTTTGAGGTTGGGGCTCATGCGCTTGATCTTGACAAAGAGGTAGTAGGAGACGTAAAAACGCAGGAGCGCAAACCCCCCGGCGAAGAGCAGGGCGTTTTTCAGGTTCTCTGCCAGCATCTGCGGCGACCAGACACTGATCACGGCGAGGGTCAGGGCCAGCAGGTTCAGGCTGTCGGGGACCATTTTGTAATAGAAGTCGATCACCAGCAGTGCCAGCAGGGTCAGGAAGACCCCGGTGATCCCGATCATGGCAGCGGAAAGCCCGAGCTTGAGGTAGAGCGAGGCGGCGATGGCGGCGCTGAGCAGCTCGATCAGCGGGTACTGCGCACTGATGGGGACCCCGCAGAAAGCGCAGCGGCCGCGCAGCATGAGCCAGGAGAGGACGGGAATGTTGTGCCACGGCTTCAGGTTGGTCCCGCAGTGCGGGCAGTGCGACGCGGGGAAGACGACGCTCTCGCCGCGGGGGATGCGGTAGATGACGACGTTGAGAAAGGAGCCGAAGAGGGCTCCGAACAAGGCGACAAGTGCGAGGGTGGTCCAGAACATCATAATCCTCCGAAACGGCGCTCGACCGACTTGAACCGGTCGATAATGCTTTGCAGCTCATTGGGCGTGAAATCGGGCCAGAGCGTGCGGGTAAAGAAGAGCTCAGCATAGGCCGCCTGCCACAGCAGAAAATTGGAGAGACGCTGGTCGCCGCCGGTGCGGATAAGCAGGTCGACGGGTTCGGGGGCGTCCAGCGCACCGTTTAGCGCCTCTTCAGTCAGTTCGAGCTCGTTTTCCTGCAGCGTTTTGACGGCACGAATGATCTCATCCTTTGCCCCGTAGTTGAGGGCGAGATGGTGATGCAGCCCTGTGCAGTGCGCGGTCTTCTCCTCCGTCTGGCGGATCAGCTTCTGCAGGGAGGCGGAGAAGCGTGAAAGGTCGCCGATGGCATGGAAACGGACGTTGTTTTCCAGGTAGATATGCTGCTCCTTTTTCAGGTAGCGCGACAGCAGCTTCATCAGGAACTCCACTTCGGCCTTGGGGCGTTTCCAGTTCTCCGTACTGAACGCATAGAGGGTCAGGATCTCGATCTCGTCGTGGCGGGAGGCGAAGGTCATGATGTCGCGGACGACTTCCGCCCCTTTTTCGTGCCCCTTGACGCGCGGTTGCTCCT is a genomic window of Sulfurimonas sp. HSL1-2 containing:
- a CDS encoding TraR/DksA C4-type zinc finger protein, which gives rise to MKKVEREALESQLLAMKAELESNIARLLEENDAITTTDDSVDMEDGVMLQNESRHETALLKQQRHELDEVNHALSKIKEGTYGICEASGKKIPLERLKALPHARYVIKAQREAEA
- a CDS encoding MarR family transcriptional regulator; this encodes MSFCFSALRSSTIFNRIILAAVDREGFTELTPALLGIFAHLAEAEPMSVSALAGALGSTRQAAHKHVGKLAVSGYIELQTRPDNRKEKVVVLTPRGEALVGVALDVIARTESKMSAYLGTAAFETFMRNQEALLHFLEDLERGEYGNDRRG
- a CDS encoding class I SAM-dependent methyltransferase — its product is MYQTLKRINTRPQPYSAYTAETLWNDPHTSKKMLEYHLNPDINAASRSQAFIDRSVTWIARHFGLHRASRICDFGCGPGLYTSQFAALSGHVTGLDFSVSSLAYAKAHTPEVNYVQGNYLDFESSMPFDLITMIMCDFCALSPEQRARLLQKFRTLLADGGSVLLDVYSLNAYDKRTEQAIYERNQLNGFWSEQNYFAFVNTFKYDEVNVVLDRYHIYVKDGQQKEVYNWFQHYSYETLTTEVEANGLAISECFANVAGDPFHGTCDEFAVVLKRA
- a CDS encoding CDGSH iron-sulfur domain-containing protein, yielding MTETEQSITIVKNGPYIVRGSVPLSVQSIGVNNEGEAVKWIEDKQYPRQAVYSLCRCGRSQKHPFCDGSHAKSGFNGTETAERLPILELSKRYDGPDMYLTDAKCFCALARFCDPHGGVWNQVKMSDDPEIRAVFLQEVWDCPAGRLVAWDKQTGQPVEPHFEPSIVLIEDPKMKCSGPIWVRGGIPVIGADGFPYEIRNRVTLCRCGASSNKPFCDAKHLPIRFKTT
- a CDS encoding monooxygenase, translated to MNFLLQVDFPYEGPFGAEMSEAMRPLAEDIAQEEGMVWKIWTESESEKIAGGIYLFDNEADARRYLEKHEARLTSFGIQNIRSVIFRTNDVLSKIDRAPL
- a CDS encoding prepilin peptidase translates to MMFWTTLALVALFGALFGSFLNVVIYRIPRGESVVFPASHCPHCGTNLKPWHNIPVLSWLMLRGRCAFCGVPISAQYPLIELLSAAIAASLYLKLGLSAAMIGITGVFLTLLALLVIDFYYKMVPDSLNLLALTLAVISVWSPQMLAENLKNALLFAGGFALLRFYVSYYLFVKIKRMSPNLKQASWVRNYNTIPAVVEAMGEGDIMIGATMGALLGVQLGLAAVFLSALLALPAMLLTRNETDASKQLPFIPFLAMATWIVYIFDTPIARWMETFYA
- a CDS encoding DUF5671 domain-containing protein, encoding MIQSYDIDPVIKENKDMAAVSEELLNFIREALQKGLARTEIEKVLLEAGWMQEEVTHGLGKFADVDFPIPVPKPKPYLSAMEAFLYLLLFAALYMSAYNLGSLLFNIITLVLPDPALTGGMDMQEWIERSIRWDISMLLIAFPLYLYMSYLISRSYRRDPLGRGSKIRKWLTYVTLFIVSGFIVGDLAVLVFNLLGGEMTLRFFLKFLVVAVIAGTIFGYYLWDLRKEEKEQ
- the htpG gene encoding molecular chaperone HtpG, whose translation is MAKHQFQTEINQLLQLMIHSLYSNKEIFLRELVSNASDALDKLNMLHLTDDAYKGIAFTPRVDLTIDKEAKTLTVSDTGIGMNDEDLVAHLGTIAKSGTKAFLENLSGDAKKDSQLIGQFGVGFYAAFMVADKIEVVTKKAGEEQAYKWISAGDGEFDIEPAEKEGNGTSITLFLKDEDEEFLETYRIESIIKKYSNHIPFPIFMDKENFIPAERDDEGNETKPSSTEIKNEQINKASALWTLSKSDISDDEYKEFYSSLSHDSGEPITWLHHKAEGAIEYTTLFYIPSKAPMDLYRVDYQPGVKLYINRVFITDDDKELMPTYLRFLRGVIDSKDLPLNVSREILQSNPVMNKIQNASVKKVLSELAKLKKKDAEKYDAFYAEFGNVIKEGLYSDFGNREKILELLKFNTLNSEVKTDIESYVTKVDETKKEIYYITGKMSLQMLKNSPQLERFKAKGIDVLILNEEIDTIVFPMVTEYKEYKFVNVTDAQFEESEEEKKADEETAKAFEGLVGAMKEALGDKVSKVEITTDLTDSPVCLKIDKEDPNYQMAQMMKQFGGGMGMEVPEIKPILQINPKHELLEKLNGTSDVNLVNDAAFVLLDQAKLFEGAELDDTASFIARMNRIMSKAL
- a CDS encoding LptF/LptG family permease; this encodes MHRLRRYILSTFGLLFFSIFLPLFSIASVIFLIKLASYTAVIQLNLWEMFKLYLFILPEILFYTLPITFFVSAALSLFRLSTDNEMVVVFALGIKPTFILTTLMKPAALLSLLLMFDFFVLFPHTTVLSTNFVRYKQSEANFNLQASEFGHNFGDWLLYIGKAHKDRSYGDVVLFHKEAKEEILIQAEKAEVLNNKGILRLKLTNGQGYSYTDEKMTQMQFEAMMINNVMQTELRPYNSPIEFWLDPERRKSKIRMFITDILLSLFPVAGLFAALSIGIAHVRHQKGYVYLWLFVSMLFYYAGTTGLQKALGFYTIPAVFFSWLFVTYIIYRRRIRARF
- a CDS encoding di-trans,poly-cis-decaprenylcistransferase codes for the protein MSNLPRHVAIIMDGNGRWAQQQEQPRVKGHEKGAEVVRDIMTFASRHDEIEILTLYAFSTENWKRPKAEVEFLMKLLSRYLKKEQHIYLENNVRFHAIGDLSRFSASLQKLIRQTEEKTAHCTGLHHHLALNYGAKDEIIRAVKTLQENELELTEEALNGALDAPEPVDLLIRTGGDQRLSNFLLWQAAYAELFFTRTLWPDFTPNELQSIIDRFKSVERRFGGL
- a CDS encoding hemolysin III family protein produces the protein MSLEQGAPIRTDINAFSIAEEIWHAVTHGVGLLLSSAALGILTLLAAQSGSGIRLAGALVFGIALIIMYGISTLYHAVTAPAFKRILQQLDHSAIYLLIAGTYTPVALIGVQGAFGWVIFGVEWAAAAFGIALKVAFYGRYEKLSLVMYALMGWLIVIAAGPMFAHVDSLTLFLLLAGGLTYTLGILFYVWDSLHLNHAIWHLFVLGGSIFHFFVVLSLIQG
- the truA gene encoding tRNA pseudouridine(38-40) synthase TruA; its protein translation is MRIKLTLSYNGSRFSGSQSQTETGNTVMGVLHQALTRLGITAKPIASGRTDAGVHAFRQVVHLDLPPHWSDLVKLRRALAHQLPASIGIRRLEAAEDDFHARFSARRRVYRYIMSDREPNPFEAELVTFTPPLDLERLNSAMRLFEGEHDFEYFKKTGSDVKHYVRTVYKAFAYRRKDYTILYFEANGYLRSQIRMMADAVLKVNSGEMSLPQLQEQIGLTARHSTDLAPAAGLYLSKIIY